One Xiphophorus maculatus strain JP 163 A chromosome 15, X_maculatus-5.0-male, whole genome shotgun sequence genomic window, GTTGAACCTCGTGTTTTCATCATTATGTTGTTGTTTCCAAGGTTTTCCCTCCAGCAGGCTGTTGGCAGTGGAAGCAGGTCATTTCTCTGTGTGTATCTCTCATCCTGTGACTGTCCATCTGCAGGCGTGACGTCCACAGAAACGGCCCAAGGCACACTCTGCACACCCACAAAACGCCCGCGCGAATCAGGTAGGCGTCCGCCCCCTCCCCGCCCGCCGCCCTGCATGAGCTGCCCCACTTCCAGCTCCACACACACGTAACCCCACCGGTTGTGTTCGCAGCCTCCGGCCCAGAGAGCGAAGCCACGCCGGAGAAACGGCCGCGCACAGAAGAGAAGGAGGGGAACGGCGAGGAGAGCCGCGGGACGCCCAAACAGAAGAACCGCCGGCGCTGCTACCGCTGCCAAACCAAACTAGAGCTGGTGCAGCAGGAGCTGGGCTCATGTCGCTGTGGTGAGTCCTGCAGAACCCCAACACAAACAAAGTACTGAATGTTAAACAGAACTGCAACAAgcaattcattcatttaattattCTCAAGATTAATCGAGTATTCTGACTAAAAAAAGGAccttctgctgatttttcatttacctAGTGAAGCCTTTCTTTAAGCagtattagaaatgcattagaagatgcaaaggaaaaataatttacttcctttttaaaataagaaaataaacattttattgtctaaaatgcaataaaaaccccctcagttttagcttcacctagTTTAAATTCTGTGGGGGGGGGAAATCTCCTATTAAGCTTATTTtggtataaaaatattaatcatttaattggCAAGAGTCAGCAGATCAGCCTAAACTATATTAATAAaaggctgagcttttcacatgttgatgtttggatgttttagctgcagattcatcctttCCTACCAATAATGTTGTTGCCTTTTAGGTCGTAcaatttttattgtcatttaaaaatggaattaaatgtatatatttgcaCTTTCTtgtgcatttctaatattgtgtaaaatattctgaattGTCACAATAATATAGTCGATGATATAACAATGATGCTCGATTACTAAAATGAACGCTAcagttttcatcttttcatttgttaaaaacaaaacatgcagagcCGTGAAGCTCTGTGACCAAACATGGAACATTCTGAGCGTTTCCTAGGTTCCCGCCTCACTGCGCTCCGTTTTTCCTCCAGGCTACGTGTTCTGCATGCTGCACCGTCTACCTGAGCAGCACGACTGCCTGTTCGACCATCTGGGCCGCGGGCGCGAGGAGGCCGTGCTCAAGATGGTGAAGCTGGACCGCAAGGTGGGCCGCTCATGCCAACGCATCGGGGAGGAGTGCTCCTGATCGGCCGACCCGCTCCACAGACCAGGCACttaaagaggaggaagaggaggaggaagacttgggggaggggaggggatgGTGGGCAGGGCGTCCTGCATCTGACCCAATAAATATGGATCTAAGCTCGGTGCTGGAGCGTTTGCTCTGTTTCAGGCCCGCTCAgcatgttcacacacacacacacacacacaaacaccccgacacacacacacagccttaACCCCACCCTCCCCTCCTGGAGAGGACGGACCCGGTCAGACTCGTCGCCATggtttcctcctcttctctccgTTTCTCTCTCCATCACAGGAAGTCCGGTCGAACGGTTCCGCCGCTCGGCCCGCTTTCATCTCTTCTTCCTGTCCTCCATGACTCGGCCGCGGCGGGGGGTTAGGCTCCGCCCCGCGGCCTCTCCTCAGGTCGCCATCAGGGGGTTGGAGTGTAAAACCTGTAACCcaccttcctcttcctcatttcttcttcttctgttcctTTCATGACGTTTCGGTCCACGCGCAGCGTCACAGCGCCCCGCATGGCGTTGGGTGCCATGACGGTGATACGTTCTGTTTTTCCCAGCCAGTCCCTGCCTCGGCTCACCTGGACTAAATCATAAATCTTAAtcttaatgaggaaaaaaacactaaaggaCCGAGTCCAACAGATCAACCCTGTAGCAGATCCTCTTCTCCCGCTGAGTGGTACACAGACGGCGACGcgacttcattttgttttcactgaaaGTGTTCGACACCAAAACGGCATCTGAAGTTCATTAGTGCTGAAGTGAACTGAAATCATTCTGCAGTTCATTCGTTCTGTGTTTGGGACTGCAGGAAGCTGTTTGGAATGTAATAATTAGCatcttatttcatgtttatattattttttttttcagcataaGTCACCTTTTCTGCTTCTGAGCTTTCTTTTCATCAGAGAAAaccaggattaaaaaaaatcagtttaaaccTGGGACGTTTGCCTCAGCTTCTggtgttgtcatagcaaccagctgtgattggctgagctgtttcagatttaaactgattctgtgttttaatgATGCTTCAGGTGGTTTTGGCTGCAGAAACAAGGTGAATTGTTGAGTTTGGTGGTTGGTTCTGACTGGGCCTCTGCAGCCTGCCTGTTCGGACTTTGTGCTGTGCatattgttcagtttttttccatctgttctTCAGAGACTCGCTCTAACATGTATCCGTTTGTGGCATTGCAGAcgttttcttcctcctcttcgtTCTTAATTTGGGCATTCAGTGTTCGTGCAAAGGTTTGAAGTTGCAATCTGTTAAAAACAGGCTCGGAATAACCGCACGGTGCAGCGTTACCCACAATGCATCATGGGTAATGCTGGACTGTATGTTTTGTTGTAGGATTAACTGAGAAGCGCGAAGCAGAACTGGAGCTTCTGCAGCGTGGCGGGTTGAAAACCTGTCCATCACCACTTTACTATGCTAACCCTCGGCACAACCGGATTATTTCTTCCCTCCTTCGCCTCTAACGTCTCCCACGGCGACGCAGCAACGTGTGAGAGGGTTCTGGAGAAGTTCTGACTAGTTCTCATTTCCATGCGTTTCTTTTCCTTTGAGTGTTGatgagaaatggaaaaaaaaaagattatctTTCTGTAcctttttaaagaagaaaattatttaaccTTATATCAGTTTGAGTTACTTACACCTTAGCATAGAGTGGCATATTTAGTTAAATGTATAAAGCAAGAACATAATTCTGTCCTATTTTGTTTCCCTCTTTAATTTGATCATgttccacttttgtttttctgctgaggAAATTAAACTGGATTAGAGGATGTTGCTTTTGTGTTGGTGTCAATTTATTTCCATATGTTTGTCAATACAAACCTAACTTGTATCGATATATTGGAAAGTAAGAACCAAAACAATAatctatttcagtaattctgtaacaaaaaaaaaacacttggtgTTTTGAAGGCGGTTAAATTcagaaagactttttttaatcccaaagagaaatggaatgtaactcatatcatccaaggATCTTTAGTGTCGCTGTCGATGGTAATCCAGTGGGTTGAAAGggtctccagtagcagtcagtcttgcagtgAATCTGAATAGGCTTCTGACTGAAGGCTGTTTCTATATGACTGTTGTGACATGCTAATGGCCCCATTTCCAGACAACAGAGATATTTCACAATAACATGATCTGGACGACATCATCAGTTGTTGGCTAGCTGCTAGCTAGCTGCTTTTGCTGTTTCTCTCCCTCAGTTCCTGTTTGGCCGACCGGTTAGAAAGCTGAGAGACGGCATTATGATCTGTTGTAGCGGCGGTTTGAACTTCCTGCTTCTCTCCAttctctggttctgctctgcatccatgaagcctctTGTTCCACACctttggggtcaaagttcatgtatcgtttgagcttttgagatgctaatctgCTGCTCCTGGTTGTAAAATCACTTTGTTGCCACAGCTATGCATTATAACAAAGTTCCTACTAAACCCAGCTTTCCACACACTGACTTAATGTGCATGTAAGCATTTATTtatcagatattttaaatgtagcaGCGTATACACCAGCCTGAATGTTGCTCTTTACAGTGTGTTGCAGTTTATACACCACTTGGAAATCAAACGGATTCATTACACACTATTTACAGGTACTACACCTTTTAGCAAACTAGAAGAAATCTTTGAGATTAACTTTTCTTGTTATGTGAAGGTAACCTTCAAAGAAATCATTGTAGAAACAAACTCATTTCTGTccatattattaaaataaaatgaataaaataattccaGGCCACGGTGCTGCTGTTAGGATGTAAAGATAAAGCATGACCCAAACTACTGCAGGAATGAGGTCATCACCAGCAGGAAGGTGACTCCTGCTGCACCGCTGCTAATGTGGTTCAGGGGCAAACATGGAAATGTAACAGGACTGCAGAAAGAGATGAAAGGTTTCCCTAAACTCTAcatcataaaacaataaaaatatagaaaaaacgTGACCCAACAGTTAGCATAAACCGCTTCTGTTCTTAGATTATCCCCAGACTGAAATAGAACAGGAAGCTGCCGAGAAGTTATTCACTGATTTCCAAACtgatttattgatatttttttaaataagtgtttctttttgtaactTGTAATTTGGAACAACATTCAGACTAAAGGCTGAGACTGACTACTGCTAGATGCTAGAAATAACACAATGActgtcagtaaaatgttttggtttataatttcttctcatccttctttaaataaatgaacatatGATGCTTGTATTGTATTGCTAAGTTTAGCAGGCAGCACTTAGGGACCAGTAGTAAAACCTGACTGTAGCATTAGCTTTACGTCTGATGCTGCAGATGTACTATTGAAAAGACTCAAGTTAGTTGgtaaactcaaaaacaaatcaagttatttgaagctaaaaaatctttacattttgaacagttataattaaaacaggaaaatattacGTTCAGCATATTTTCTAAAAGGCCGATAATAAAAAATGAGACAGTTTGGAAAAGAAGTTGATGCAGATTCTTACCTGAATTGTATTAAAACTGCTCACAGTCATAAGGAATGCAAAGAGTTATAAATCTGCATTTAGCTATGCAATACATTTCTTGGATAACTGTCCTTCAAGAGTGGGCGCAGCtaactttttataaaaataaaagaacattttgggTCTTAAAAAGGGCAGGAACAGATTAAAAAAGGAGATGGGATTGAATTTGAGCTGTCCTGTGAGATTAATGCCCACTCGCCACCTGCAGGACACGGTGTGACACCACACTGGGATACTTTCACTCAAAGGTTAATTCCCTGGAAAGCACAAACATGTGAGATGGCTGCTTCATTGTTTCTTCAAGGTCTTCATAAACACAACAGTACCTGCAAAAGCAACTTTACTTGTGtctaaaacacaacatttgttGTGGGAATATCagaaatacagattttaattattataaagGTAAcatgaagctgcagaaacatttatgtttttctgggtttttcatGCACAATGCCAATTTTTGAAGACAATATAACGTATTGTTTGGGCAGATCTGTATCTTTTTCCAAGCTTCACtggaaaatgtagttttactctgcagttgtgttACCTCACCACTAGATGGCGGACCAAGATAGTTGAAGGGTTTTTCTTTCTGAGCTCTTTCCTGACATAAATGGgatcattttttatattttgctccacatgttttattcatgaaCTCTAAGACAGAGCTTTATCCTCAGTGGGATGTCtgataatttattgaaataaaacgTGGGATCACTGACTCTCTTTTTTCCAACTCGATATTAATGGGACTGCAAACGGAAAGCCTTCGtctctcctctgtctctttctacCACTTTTGACCATGTTTATCTCATGTTCTCCATTTGTATTTTgttctctgtctttttctctttctttttcccgtctttccagatgttttgttgcagctggagacattttttttttccatttctcagTAGGAGCTGGGTAGATATCTGTGATCAGAGTTCAGTCTCACTTTGACCTCATGTCAGCCATGTTCTGCTGTTATATTCTGATTTGTGACTCAGCAGTGAAATCTATTTTAAACTTCAGAAACACATCGCTGCTGACTGGTCACTACACAGATGTGCTGCATTTGTGTCTCAGGTGAGAAAGATAAACTGATTATGATGAAATATAGATTATTGCATATAAATAAGTCCTAAAGCTTGggtttctgcttgtttttatctttttgctgAAGTTATTTGCtcctctacctcctccctgagccACTATTGCCTCTGAAAAAATACACGTCTTCTGGAAAAACGACCATTCAGCGCCAGgcggagggtcttagtgctgtcagtcatgcTTGTGTATGCgctgctaatggtggagaaacaacttaccattctAGAAAAACGATTTATCAGCCGTCATCAGTGGACACGCAACTAGTCGGAGCATTCATGACAGCCTCTATTATGGTGAACCAGTtgtagcatagcagagaacAAGGGGGAGAGTGTGAGCAGCAcgtacacaagcatgattgacagtgctaagaccctcctcctggctcttatTGTTGTTAGAGCCAGTTAGCACTGGAatcactgggagaaggcagaggagcttgacaCTGCATAACAGGGCGGctcaaatcaaattctgctcaaggccccACAgaaccttgggccggccctgcttTAGAGTCCTGAATACAAAACAATGTCTAAGCCAGGTATATCTTTCACATTTATGCTTTTAGTTGGTTTATCGCTCATAATTcttataaaatacaatgaaattgTGTTACAACGTGAGAAAATGTTCCGCTCTGCGGTCCCACACCAAGCGGCACACCTGGTTCTCCTGCAGCCGCAGACACTCACATGTCGCCCAGCACTGGAGCAGCTGAGTGGGTGTCGGCAGGTGGAGCTCCGCCATCCCATTCAGACCTGCAGGAGGGTCCAGGACTACCTCAGAGAAACGCGCTCAGCCACTCACTCCGCACTCGCGCACCGACCTCACCCGCACGTGGACAGCGCGTCAAGgagcgcgcgcgcgcgcgcacggTGTTGAACAGCCAGCGGGTCCGGACGGGCTCGTGTCGCCTCAGCTGGAGGAGCTCCCTCTGCTTTTATCCgcttcttttatttctttcttatttaaattCCGGTTCCTAAAATGGGATTCTGACAGCACCCGGGCTGCGGGCGCCGTCGGCTCCTCCTGACCGGAAAATGAAGCGTCTCTGTCGGAGGCTGGCGGTGGCCGTGGCGGTGCTGGTGTGGCTGGGAGCGCTGGTTTACCTGCTGGTGCTGAGTCGGAGGAAGTTACCGGAGCTCGGTGCGGGAGCTGGAGCCGCAGCCGGAGGCGGAGAGACGGGGAATAACCAGGtgaaggaaacacacacacatgccacTTTGTGGTtaaacagactgaaactgatGCTGAACGGTAATGACAACACTGATAAGTTTgtccagatgtttgtttttattcgcTTCATGACGTTTACACATCAGAACAACGTAACTCTCCGTTAGTGTTGAgattttcaagtaaaaaaagagattaaagaACTGATTTAGTAGACATTTACTTTGAATGTTAGTAgaagaaaacttgaaatataAGATGATAGACTTCATATGTTGAATTTGAAAAGAAGTTAAACTTCCTGGTtactttatgctttatttttctaGGGATTTCGTTTAACTGCACATTGCTAAGGACATTCAGTAAAGTAAATTCTCTAATGTGTGCTGGTTAAAGTAATTGGTGACATAAAACTGAAGGACTAGATGTAACCAAACATCCTTCAAAGTGCCGCTTTCTTTCAGATAGCACCCACAGTCAGgctgtttaaactttttattactttttaaaaagctttacgtcctaagatataaatattttagatagaTGGAGATAGATAAGACTTTATAATCCCTTGGGAGAAATTTTATTTCCagcagaaatacacaaacagtttttgtctttgctgATTTGCAAACCACTTTATTTCCAATTTCAGACTCTTCAGCTCATTCTGACCTGTTTCACTGTAACACGGGAGTTATTTCTGTTGTTAAAGTTTATTATAAACCTTTTCAAGATAACTGGACTGATTTTCAACCTGGGTTTGTGTCTGTGGGATCTGCTTCATTCTGTAATCTGTAGAATTCAACTTGTGTAGATATCCTACATTTAAGTTATCAGGAGTGTTTTCAGGAATCTTGAGGAAGATTTGGAGCACAGTATATAAATGCAACGTCATTATGTGTGAATTTCCGATGCTGTTTGATGAAAGTATAAATTTAAAGATTAGTTTCTTTGAAACTGAagctttaaagttttgtttctgtttgtctgaaGAAGTAAAGTATCTTAACTATCACGTGTCCATCAGAACCAGTTAGCGGTTCTGTTTGGCTTGAATTTAATGACTGTCTGCAACTCTGAGATGAAAGGTTTTTGGAtgtaaaagctgttttattgatgtttttgtggAAGCGATGCTGCGTATTGAGCTCCTTCGTTTGCTGGGATTCAGCCATCTTTGTCTTTtggtaaaatgtgaatttataaAGCAGGAACGCTGcacagctgcatgttttttagCATTCTCTCTTCATCAttctgcaaaaatgtaaatattatgtTCCTCAGATGTTTGTCGCTGCACCTGAGCTCAGCTTTTATAACTGAGCTGTAAATGCAAACTGGATGCTTTCACAGAGGTCTGGGCATATTTTGTGTGAGAACACCTGCACTGTGTGTTTATGCTTCTGTGATGATCTGATGCAGTGAAGTGGAAGCTATGAGGCGAGAACTGTTTGAggtgaaaatctgttttgataTCTTGCGTTGTAAAGAGctaagctgcagctttaaactgtGAAGCCaactttttttccacacagtCCTGCAGTGGAAAGGGATTATTAAATCCATCTGAGCTTGGCTCCGTTATGGTGCTGATTGTTGGTCTCAGTATACAAATATAAGGAGATAAAAGTCCAGCTGGTTTGTATAATCGCTACTGAATTATCTCCTAAAGtgtttatttagatatttatttagatgCCTGAGGCTCTTCCTTGTATTGAAAATTCTATCAGCTAAATTAGACaaatttgacagttttttaaGAGTAACATTCAGATTAAAAAGTGGCATTTTGATCTAAATATATCAATATTTGTACCACTGCAATTGTAATATGCTCTTTCATGTTATGatgctttaatattttcttgataTTTTAGAATTGAATAAAATTCCTGCTTATACTTGTACTGTTGAGAAATTCTTCCTGCTAAGTGACGAATCAGGATCTTTACTGGgtggactttttaaaaattagactCTGGGTTTAAATTTATAATTTACTGCTTAAATAAACacatgttttagtgtttaaagttttttttttacccctttttAAACAGCTCCACAACCTGACTTCGTGTGATTTGTGCGGCTCTGACGGCTCAGCCTAATGTGCTTCGTGTCTCTACTTGTCTCAAAAAGCAGACAAGAGAACGACACTGAACTCtgatttttccaaaacaaaatgtgattcATCTCCTGGACATACTAGTATTGTTTTCCGATgagtttacattttcagtttcagtcaTGGTTTTGTTTAAAAGCAGCTTGGTTAGTTGTACTTGTCAGTAATTCTGTTtcttgaatcatttttaaaacagatggACGGCTCTCTGCTGAGCTAAACTTGGAGAAATACTGAATGCCTGAAGGATAAGAGagattgtcttttttgtttaaatcattcAACTTCCTCTTCATAAATAAGAATCAACTTAATGTAATGTGTGTGCGGCGTATTACAAAGTGACTCAGTGCAAGTCATTTTGTCATCACGACTTGCACCAATATCATCACGTTTCGCTAATATTCCGATTCTGAGAGTTTTCAGGATGAAAACCTCAGTTTGAtcctgtgtttaaaataaacgttttcagagcagttttgtcttaattttaaGGTTTGTGTGAACAAAACGTGTTTTca contains:
- the LOC102217690 gene encoding AN1-type zinc finger protein 3-like isoform X1 yields the protein MGDTSERSKASSLPPRCPCGFWGSSKTMNLCSKCFADVQKKQPEDDLASKPIQSPGSSQSSVFSSDSSSSSSQSLSLSLPPGSEPPSAAESAAMFSSRTEGVTSTETAQGTLCTPTKRPRESASGPESEATPEKRPRTEEKEGNGEESRGTPKQKNRRRCYRCQTKLELVQQELGSCRCGYVFCMLHRLPEQHDCLFDHLGRGREEAVLKMVKLDRKVGRSCQRIGEECS
- the LOC102217690 gene encoding AN1-type zinc finger protein 3-like isoform X2 — translated: MNDVQKKQPEDDLASKPIQSPGSSQSSVFSSDSSSSSSQSLSLSLPPGSEPPSAAESAAMFSSRTEGVTSTETAQGTLCTPTKRPRESASGPESEATPEKRPRTEEKEGNGEESRGTPKQKNRRRCYRCQTKLELVQQELGSCRCGYVFCMLHRLPEQHDCLFDHLGRGREEAVLKMVKLDRKVGRSCQRIGEECS